A genomic stretch from Flavobacterium humidisoli includes:
- a CDS encoding DUF2797 domain-containing protein, which produces MQYQGVLTKMQTELGSPIQYYLVFEDSFLNVNQLLDKEIEINFEGCQCLNCGKKKKIYRQGFCYECFYSSPAVGDWIMRPELSTAHLGIADRDLEYESKAQLQPHVVYLASACEIKVGVTRKSQVPTRWIDQGASQAIAIVEVPNRYLAGITEVALKDHYTDKTNWRKMLQNSVENFDLIAEKAKIESLIPTEVRDYFYAEKNDVYELQYPVLSYPAKVNSLNLDKTPSFSGKLTGIKGQYLLFENGTVFNIRGSEGYVVSINV; this is translated from the coding sequence ATGCAATATCAAGGTGTACTCACAAAAATGCAAACAGAACTTGGAAGTCCAATTCAATATTATTTGGTTTTTGAAGACAGTTTCTTAAATGTAAACCAATTATTAGATAAAGAAATTGAAATCAATTTTGAGGGATGCCAATGTTTAAATTGCGGTAAAAAGAAAAAAATATACCGTCAAGGTTTTTGCTATGAATGCTTTTATTCAAGCCCTGCAGTAGGAGATTGGATTATGAGGCCAGAATTGAGCACAGCGCATTTAGGAATTGCTGATAGAGATTTAGAATATGAATCAAAAGCGCAATTGCAGCCGCACGTTGTGTATTTGGCTTCGGCTTGCGAAATAAAAGTAGGAGTGACTCGTAAATCGCAAGTTCCAACTCGTTGGATCGATCAAGGCGCTTCTCAAGCAATTGCAATTGTTGAGGTTCCAAACCGATATTTGGCAGGAATAACAGAAGTCGCATTAAAAGATCATTATACAGACAAGACCAATTGGAGAAAAATGTTGCAAAACTCTGTTGAAAATTTTGATTTAATTGCAGAGAAAGCAAAAATTGAAAGTTTAATTCCAACAGAAGTTAGAGATTATTTTTATGCTGAAAAAAATGATGTTTACGAACTTCAGTATCCCGTTTTGAGTTACCCCGCAAAAGTGAACAGTTTAAACCTTGATAAAACACCTTCTTTCAGTGGAAAATTAACTGGAATTAAAGGTCAATATTTGCTATTTGAGAACGGTACAGTTTTTAATATTCGCGGTTCTGAAGGGTATGTCGTTTCAATAAATGTCTAG
- a CDS encoding glycosyltransferase family 9 protein, which translates to MSILSKINVHRRSIMRNLTKNVGKANMQDDFILVDKSEIKKVLICRPNGRLGNLLLITPLVQEVSEMFPNCKIDLFVKGTLAPIIFEKYDSVDKIIHLPKKPFKSLLAYSKVWISLKKTPYDLAINVDQNSSSGRLAVQFSNAKYKFFGDSNEEETGHKIDFEHIAKYPVYNFRNYLSKLRLPTNSNKIIAPLELKLSASEIAEGRKILGQLTNNDKKTICIFTYATGTKCLSEEWWEKFYSQLTSEYKDYNIIEILPVENVSQIGFKAPTFYSKDIREIGSVIANADLFIGADSGIMHLSSSVHTPTIGLFSVSNLKKYEPYDNCSIGIDVNLYTKKQYIKTINSILNNGRLNFYSRAI; encoded by the coding sequence ATGAGTATTTTAAGCAAAATAAATGTACACAGACGTAGCATAATGCGGAATCTGACTAAGAATGTTGGAAAGGCAAATATGCAGGACGATTTTATCTTGGTCGATAAGAGTGAGATCAAAAAAGTTCTGATCTGTAGACCAAATGGAAGATTAGGAAACCTTTTGTTAATTACACCTCTTGTTCAGGAAGTGTCTGAAATGTTTCCAAACTGTAAAATTGATTTATTTGTAAAAGGAACTTTGGCTCCAATTATTTTTGAAAAATACGATAGTGTTGACAAAATAATTCATCTGCCTAAAAAACCATTTAAAAGTTTGCTGGCCTATTCAAAAGTTTGGATTTCATTAAAGAAAACACCTTATGACTTAGCGATTAATGTAGATCAGAATTCATCTTCTGGCCGATTAGCAGTTCAGTTTTCAAATGCCAAATACAAGTTTTTTGGAGACTCGAATGAAGAAGAAACAGGGCATAAAATTGATTTTGAACATATTGCAAAATATCCTGTCTATAATTTCCGCAATTATCTTTCAAAACTGAGATTACCAACAAATAGTAATAAAATAATTGCTCCTTTAGAACTTAAATTATCGGCTTCTGAAATTGCAGAAGGCAGAAAGATATTAGGGCAGCTGACGAATAACGATAAAAAGACGATTTGTATTTTTACGTATGCAACAGGAACAAAATGCCTTTCGGAAGAATGGTGGGAAAAATTTTATTCTCAACTTACTTCAGAGTATAAAGACTATAATATTATTGAGATTTTACCTGTAGAGAATGTGTCGCAAATTGGATTTAAAGCACCAACATTTTACAGTAAAGATATTCGAGAAATAGGATCTGTTATTGCAAATGCAGATTTGTTTATTGGTGCCGACAGCGGAATTATGCATTTATCAAGCTCGGTACATACACCAACTATTGGATTGTTTTCTGTGTCTAATTTGAAAAAATATGAACCGTATGACAATTGCAGTATTGGAATAGATGTCAATCTCTACACGAAAAAACAATATATAAAAACAATAAATTCAATTTTGAATAACGGTAGATTAAATTTTTATTCAAGAGCAATATAA